The Chrysiogenia bacterium sequence CCGTGGCGGCACTCGCTTGGGCCGACAGGGCCTATCTCTCGGCATTTCAGGACTGGCGCGGCTGGCTCGAGCGCGACCAGATCGATGCCGCCGTCCTGATGAATTATTCGACCGACGATGCACTGGCGCTGCACATCACGCGGGCCGGGGTCGCCGCGGCAGCGGCCTCGAAGCGGGGGCAGGCGTGGACCGGGCTTGGGGCCTGGCTGTTTTCAAGCAGACCTGAACGGCTTCAGCGACAGATGAATGACGCAAAAACTGCACAATCGGATGCCATAGTGCTCTTTTCCTACGACCGGATCATCGAATCGGAAGCTCTCTCGAAATCCCTGCGTCGCCAATAGGGTCGGGTGTCCTGAAATGGGTGAACAGGCATTCACCCACCTGGATCCGATCACCGGGCCCTGTCGAAACTTTGATAAACAGGTAAAATCATAACTTGTCGTTTCGAACAAATCCGTCCACGATTGGACCGGGCGGCAGACCGCTTAGGACATGAGGATACGATTGAATGGACAAGGAAGCCCTCCGCGAACTCAAGGCCATCAACAAGAATCTGGAGATGGCGACTCGCCTTCTGGCACAGCTACTGGTGGACGGGAAAGGCGTTGTTGAAGGCGCCCCCATCCTGCGCAAGATGGGCATGATGCCCGCTGAAATTGCAGAAGTTTTCGGCACCACGGCCAACACCGTGCGTGTGGCTGTTTCCCAGCAGAAGACCCGCAAGAAGCGCGGTCCGAAGGCCAAGGACCCTGCCGCCAAGAAGACCAAGAAGAAGACGCGCAAGACCAGGTAAGACATTCCCGCCACGGCAGGTATGCTGGCCCGCACTGACTTGCAGGAGGCCGCGACCGTGCTCCAGAAACTCAAGACCCCATTTCGCTGGTGGTTGGGCGTTGTCTTTCTGAGCGCCGGTATCGGTCACTTCGTCAGCGCCGATTTTTTTCTCGAGATCATGCCCGAGTGGATCCCCTTCCACGAGGCCTGCGTCTACCTCTCCGGCATCGCAGAGATCTCTCTTGGAACCGCGCTGCAGATCCCGAAGTTCCGCCGCCAGGCCGCGTGGGGAATCATTGCTCTGCTGGTTGTGGTCTTTCCCGTGAACATCAACATGGCCCTGACCGGGCAGACCCAGCTTCAACATGCCCCCGATTTCCTGCCCCCGATCTCCGAAGCGGGCCTGTGGGTTCGCCTTCCCATCCAGTTCATTCTGATGGCCTGGGCGTGGTGGTACACCCGCGAGGAAACCGCCGCCGAATCGCCCGCTGAACCTCCTGCATCCGGGGCGTGAGGCCGGTCACGCCGGCGGTGGCTCGTTGAATCTATACTTGCGCCCATGACTCCGGGAGGAAAAAACCTGACAAGAATAGTGGCGCTCTGCCTGCTGCTCGCGCCCTCGGGCTGCGGCGTGCGCGTGCGCATGGATTACTGGGTGGGGCGAAGCGTCGATCAGCTCCAGCGTGACGAGGGGCTCCCGAAAGTCGTGATGGCGTTTCCCGACGGCACCAAGGCGTATCGGTATTGGGGCGCTTATCAGCAACAGGGTGTCGATTCGGAAAATTCCATGCGCGTGCTCTGCGTGTCGGAAAAGCTGGATATTTGGGATGGGTGTGCTGCCAAGTACATGGACAGCGATGCCTACCATCTCTGGCGAAAAGGACGCCTTCCCAGTGACAGCGACTACGAAGTTGAGGATCACCGAACTTACTACGTTGATGTCTCAGGCAGGATCGTGGGCTGGTTGTTCAAGGAAAAGGCTGCCGGCAGGTCACCCAGCTACAAGTACGGGCCGAAAACCGAAGAAGGCTTTGCGTTGATCAAGGGCTACTTGAGCCGGGAGCGCGCCTGGCTTGAAGGGCAGGGAAAGCCCGATCCCGAGCGTCCGCCGCGGGGGAAACTGCGGCCGGATATTTTTGACTACGACACTCAGCCAATCGAAGAGGAAGAGTCTTCGCCGGTGAGCGATTTCGTCGCCGAAGATGTTCCGGGTGGTCTGTATTCTGCGGGCAAGGGAGTTCGGAATACCCTGCGTGCCATTGTTCCCGGCACGCAGCCGGATTCGGGCGAAGAGAACAAGTCGAGCGACGCCGAATTGACCGAGCCCTAACCCACCTTCTTGCGCCGCC is a genomic window containing:
- a CDS encoding DoxX family membrane protein, with product MLQKLKTPFRWWLGVVFLSAGIGHFVSADFFLEIMPEWIPFHEACVYLSGIAEISLGTALQIPKFRRQAAWGIIALLVVVFPVNINMALTGQTQLQHAPDFLPPISEAGLWVRLPIQFILMAWAWWYTREETAAESPAEPPASGA